In Oncorhynchus mykiss isolate Arlee chromosome 32, USDA_OmykA_1.1, whole genome shotgun sequence, the DNA window CAGGGATCCAGAGGGTGAAGAAGGTGACCACCACACTGGTGACCAGCCACGTCATCTTGGCACTGCTGAACAGTGCTGTCTGGTTCACCCGCCGGTGGAGGCGGCAGTAGGACGTGACCAGCACAGAGAACGGGATCACAAACCCTAAAAGGGTCTCCAAGACGAGGACAGCAACTCTTTCAGCATCGGAGCCCGTGTGTCGCTGGCACTTGAGCTCGCCATCAACCACATCACGAGTGGCAACGGCGAGGGCAGTCAGGGCACAGGCGAGCCCCCACAGGGCCAGGAGCAAACACGGCCCCAGCCTGTTCAACATCTGAGGGTAGAGCACCTGGAGGTAGCGATGGACACCGAATAGAGTAACCGTTAGCATGTTACAGCACAGGCTGAGGTAGAGCAGGAAGGTGGCTAACTTGCATGCTGCACAGCACAGAATCCAGGCGTGCAGGATATGGTAGATCCACACGGGAACCGTGGCCAGGCACAGGATGTCAGAGGAAGCCAGGTTCAGCATGAGGCACAGGGTGAAGTTGAGGCGTCGGGACGAGCGGCGCAGGATGACCACCAGGACACCTATGTTACCAGGGAGGCCTAGAACACAGCACAGCCCCATGATGATGCTCGATATCAGGCGGCCCGAAACCACGCCATCCGGAATCCAAGTGGAGTTCAAGCTAGAGTTGCTGGAGGAGTTCATGTTCACAATGGTCCGTGAAAGAATAAGAGATCTAAGAGCTATCTGGAAGACAGTAGACTTTAGACATTTAATTATTTGTTTCACGTTCTTGAA includes these proteins:
- the LOC110514499 gene encoding atypical chemokine receptor 2-like, which encodes MNSSSNSSLNSTWIPDGVVSGRLISSIIMGLCCVLGLPGNIGVLVVILRRSSRRLNFTLCLMLNLASSDILCLATVPVWIYHILHAWILCCAACKLATFLLYLSLCCNMLTVTLFGVHRYLQVLYPQMLNRLGPCLLLALWGLACALTALAVATRDVVDGELKCQRHTGSDAERVAVLVLETLLGFVIPFSVLVTSYCRLHRRVNQTALFSSAKMTWLVTSVVVTFFTLWIPVHIVNMVDITCIVQQTSLPESSVALRCHRNTAARVARCFLFFNCCLDPFLYAFASRRIREQPKSS